The sequence CATCTACGGTGAGTCGCGGCTTCCACATCACTCGCATCGCCGCCGTTGTCGTTATAACCGTTGTTATGCGACAGTTACGACGGCCATATTGCTTGTATAATTTGATATGTGACAGCGATAGAAGTATTTCGTGTCTCAGCGCGTCGTCGTTGtacgattgttattatttttttttaatttcttcgtAAAACCAAAAGACTTTGTAAACGCATACAAATCGCATGATGATCTCCCGCAGTCGTCGTCTAACtcgtaacattatatttatattacctctgttttttttctcttttattaTCATCAGCTGTAGCCCCGTCAGTATACCACGCTCCGGCCGTCTACCACGCCCCGGCCGTCTACCACGCACCTTCCGTGTACCACGCACCAGCCGTCTACCACGCTCCGTCCGTGTACCACGCACCAGCCGTGTACCACGCACCGGCCGTCTACCACGCACCTGCCGTGTACCACGCACCGGCCGCCGCCACTTCTTACTCCAGCGTGAGCATCTCTCACCCAGCCGTGGTCGCCAGCGCCCCAGTCTACGCCCCAGCCCATCCACTGTACTACCACCGTCGCTGAACGGACGACATGACGACCAGGTAAGCGAAAACCAGGGACGACGGGCACACCGCATCCGCGTGTCGTGTCGTGTTTCGATTCGTCGAACCGTACTTTCGATACCGTTCGCGCGGAACCGGTAACCGCGGTGAACTGTTTCCGCGATTTTCGACTAGCACTTGTATTGTGACGTCCACTGGATTTCGATAGACCGATACGTCGAGATCTGAAACGGTATAAACACACGTCACAACACGACATGCGAAACGCGAAAGCGACGGTATACGGGGTTGGCTCGAGTCGACTCGGTTACCGGTAACGCGACGGTCCAAGTCTCGGCGCACCCGAAACTCGCGCGGACACACTTGTTAACCACGCTGCTCTTATCACTCCGTCGGTTCGTGTCTGACACAGATAATATCGTTTGCATCTCTTTTCCAGATTCTGAAAACATTTCACGTGCCAGAGACAGACCAACCGTCCGACTACACACTGCTGCAGTTGATGTGCCCGTCGAAAACTTCACAATCTTCAatcatgcataatatataatataatatacatcaatatgtgtatatatgtaattaaattattacg is a genomic window of Rhopalosiphum padi isolate XX-2018 chromosome 4, ASM2088224v1, whole genome shotgun sequence containing:
- the LOC132930551 gene encoding cuticle protein 12.5-like, giving the protein MSKVISHQQLVQVSDKRQPHFNQFNRILYTLPTTVIMQFTVLIAFVLVAAAVASPVADKPAADKSESVKDKRAIYAVAPSVYHAPAVYHAPAVYHAPSVYHAPAVYHAPSVYHAPAVYHAPAVYHAPAVYHAPAAATSYSSVSISHPAVVASAPVYAPAHPLYYHRR